One part of the Triplophysa rosa linkage group LG5, Trosa_1v2, whole genome shotgun sequence genome encodes these proteins:
- the LOC130554193 gene encoding gastrula zinc finger protein XlCGF57.1-like, producing the protein MRVHTGERPYTCVQCGKSYTLKHNLQAHMRVHTGERPYTCVQCGKSFTDKRNLDVHMRTHTGERPYTCVQCGKSFADKRNLDIHMRVHTGERRYWCVHCGKSFIRKNILDVHMRTHTGERPYTCPQCEKSFIRKNHLDIHMRTHTGERPYTCSQCGKSFTQKNSLDVHMRVHNGERPYTCSQCEKSFTQKRSLDVHMRVHNGERPYTCSQCGKSLANKRNLENHMMTHTGERPYTCSQCRKSFTDKRNLDTHMRSHTGECPYTCSQCGKSFTQKHSLDTHMRIHTGERPYTCSQCGKSFTQKKSLDIHMRTHTGERPYTCVQCGKSFIQKNSLDIHIRCHTGERPYTCSQCRKSFIRKNSLDVHIRCHTGERPYTCPQCEKSFTHKHSLDIHMMTHTGERPYTCSQCGKSFTDKINLDTHMRIHTGERPYSCFKCEKGFKHTHS; encoded by the coding sequence atgagagttcacactggagagcgcccatacacatgtgttcagtgtggaaagagttacacattaaaacataaTCTTCAAGCtcacatgagagttcacactggagagcgcccatacacatgtgttcagtgtggaaagagtttcacagataaaagaaatcttgatgtccacatgagaactcacactggagagcgtccatacacatgtgttcagtgtggaaagagtttcgcagataaaagaaatcttgatatccacatgagagttcacactggagagcgacGATACTGGTGTGTtcactgtggaaagagtttcatacgaaaaaacattcttgatgtccacatgagaactcacactggagagcgtccatacacatgtcctcagtgtgaaaagagtttcatACGAAAAAACCATCTTGATATCCACATGAGAACTCATACCGGAGAGCGTCCATACACCtgttctcagtgtggaaagagtttcacacaaaaaaatagtCTTGATGTccacatgagagttcacaatggagagcgtccatacacctgttctcagtgtgaaaagagtttcacacaaaaaagaagTCTTGATGTccacatgagagttcacaatggagagcgtccatacacctgttctcagtgtggaaagagtctCGCAAATAAAAGAAATCTTGAGAACCACATGATGACTCATactggagagcgtccatacacCTGTTCTCAGTGTCGAAAGAGTTTCacagataaaagaaatcttGATACCCATATGAGAAGTCATACTGGAGAATGTCCATACACCTGTTCTcagtgtgggaagagtttcacacaaaaacacagtctTGATacccacatgagaattcacactggagaacgtCCATACACCtgttctcagtgtggaaagagtttcacacaaaaaaaaagtCTTGATATCCACATGAGAACCCACACTGGAGAACGACCATACAcctgtgttcagtgtggaaagagtttcatacAAAAAAACAGTCTTGATATCCACATAAGAtgtcacactggagagcgcccgTACACCTGTTCTCAGTGTCGAAAAAGTTTCATACGAAAAAACAGTCTTGATGTCCACATAAGATGTCACACTGGAGAACGCCCgtacacatgtcctcagtgtgaaaagagtttcacacacaaacacagtcttGATATCCACATGATgactcacactggagagcgcccatacacctgttctcagtgtggaaagagtttcacagataaaataaatcttgatacccacatgagaattcacactggagagcgtccatacaGCTGTTTTAAGTGCGAAAAGGGTTTTAAACATACACATTCTTGA